In Clostridia bacterium, the genomic stretch TTTGGAGCCTGAAAACAAGCAGTTATTGTTAGATGTCGCTTCAGGCGTAACAGGCAATGGTCATGTCGGACCTACTGTATATACCTATAACGATGAATGGTTTACCGAATTCTTTACTGGTGCTGCCTCAAAGTTATGGGACACATCATCAGGTTATACCGTTGATAAATACGTCACCGAATATGCACCAAAAGCTCAATCCAAACTCGACGAGGCAATCAGGCTAGAACAAGAACAAAAGCAATAATAATTTTTAAGATGGCGGTGGCAGGAAAAACAACGCCGCCATCTTAAATATAAAACTAATGACCAAAAAAAGAGGATTAGGAAATGAATGATACAGCTTTAGTTGAAACATCAAAGAATACCAAGAAAAAGAAAATATCGTCCGAAAATCTTTGGGGCTGGCTTTTTATTGCTTTGCCTGTTTTTGGAACTTCGTTTTTTGTATTTTTCCCGTTGCTTATGGCAATTTATGCTTCCTTTACCTCTTGGTCGGCAATGGTTCCTTTGTTTGATGCCAAATTCGTCAATTTTGATAATTACATCAAGTTCTTTACTGATGAACACATAAGAGAAACGCTTTTTAACACAGTGTTTTATATGATTGGTATTCCGATAAACGTAATTTTATCGCTTTTGCTTGCTATTTGCATGAACAGACCTATAAAGTTTGCCAATACATTCAGGGTTATATTTTATATTCCTGTAGTAGCAAGCGTAGTATCAATCACATTGCTGTTTTCTAGATTGTTTGATATTAACGGTGTGGTCAACAGATTTTTAAGAATATTCGGAATGAGCGAAATAAAGTGGAGCAACGGTCCTGCCTGGCTTAAGAAAATAACTATAACTATTATGCTGGTCTGGAAAGGTTTAGGCGGTTCGATATTGCTGTTTATAGCAGGACTTCAAGGCGTCAACAAAAATTACTTCGAGGCAGCCAAGCTAGACGGAGCGGGAGATGTCAAAATATTTTTCAAAATAACTTTGCCTCAATTATACCCAGTAATCTTTTATATTGTAATTACTTTGTTTATCGGCGGAGCTCAGATTTATACAGAACCGGCTTTGTTCTATCCAAATGCAGGATATGATGTAATGCCTTTGGTTTTGTACCTGTACAATCAGCAGTTTGCCTATAAAGCTGGCTATTCTGCAGCAATAGGTATAATGCTTGGAATAATGGTATTTATAGTAACCGCAATACAGTTTTATATCAATAAAAGAAAAAGCGAAAATTAAGGCGATTTTGCCTTTGTAGATAGATTGGAGAAAATATCATGGTAGAGCAAAATATTATTGACAGCTATGACAAAAAAATAAAAAAGTCGTCGATTAAGGCCAAAAGAAAAATATCAAACGCTATTGCTTACATAGTGTTGATTTTGGGGTCGTTTTTGATGATATATCCTTTCGTTTGGATGTTGTCAGCATCGTTTTCTACCAAACAATATGTTTTACAGACGGTATTTTTGCCCATAGAGTGGGATTTTACAAACTATTCAAAAATTATATCTGCGCTAGGTTCTCCTTACGGACCAGGTTATTGGAGATCACTTTTAAATACAGTATTGTATTCAACTTTGCCCGTAGTTATATGTTCGATTGTATCGGCTATGGCGGCATTTGCTTTTGCCAAAATCAAATTTAAGGGCAGAGATGTGATGTTTATGGTATTGCTTGCTGCATTGATGATACCTTTCCCTGCGATAATGATGCAGCAGACATATTTGTATTCCAAACTTGACTGGCTGACAGGACCGTGGGCTATGATTGTTCCCAAGTTTTTCGGAAATATGATGATTATATTTTTTATAAGGCAATACCTTTTGGGAATGCCGGATTCTTTGATAGAATCTGCTCGCATAGACGGCGCTAATTATTTTAAAGTGTTTATATCAATAGTTATGCCTTTGGCGATGCCTGCTGTGATAGCTCAAGGATTGCTAAACTTCATGGGTACATGGAATGATTACTTGGGACCCTTGCTTTTTGTACAGTTAAGAGACTGGTATCCGCTGACTGTATCTTTGGCAAAATACAATGCGGGAATTCATGCTCAGCACCAGATCGTAATGGCAGGATCAGTATTGGCGCTTGTACCTATTCTTATAATCTTTGGCTTGTTCCAGAAAATGATTATAGAATCCGTAATGCTAGCAGGCGTAAAAGAATAATCAAACAGGAGGGAGAATGCTGATGAAAAAGATATTGTATGTGATTTTGAGCTTAATATTGATAACGACATCAATATGCGTTGCAGGCTGTAACAACAGCAATGTGACAGACCTGGTTATCAAGTCCGAAAAAGCACCGATTATCTGGGAAGATGAAACTTATACTTTGGAAATAGACTATCCCAAAAATTATCAAGGCTTAAGAATTGTTAAGGGTGATGAAAATATTGCAACTCTTTCGTCTATAAGCAATAAAAAGTTCTTGATAAAACCCAAGCAAGGCGGCAATTATTTCGTAAAAATATATAAAGATAAAGAACTAAAGGAAATTATAAAAGTAACGATAAAAGGCTTTTATCCTTCTGACCCCAATTTTAACGAACTGGGTACGCGTACTTCAGATTATGTCAACTGGACAGAATTTGGAGCGCATGACCCTTCGTTTATAGAAGTTGACGGAAAATATTATGCTTTTTCTACTGATGTCAACGGAACA encodes the following:
- a CDS encoding sugar ABC transporter permease translates to MNDTALVETSKNTKKKKISSENLWGWLFIALPVFGTSFFVFFPLLMAIYASFTSWSAMVPLFDAKFVNFDNYIKFFTDEHIRETLFNTVFYMIGIPINVILSLLLAICMNRPIKFANTFRVIFYIPVVASVVSITLLFSRLFDINGVVNRFLRIFGMSEIKWSNGPAWLKKITITIMLVWKGLGGSILLFIAGLQGVNKNYFEAAKLDGAGDVKIFFKITLPQLYPVIFYIVITLFIGGAQIYTEPALFYPNAGYDVMPLVLYLYNQQFAYKAGYSAAIGIMLGIMVFIVTAIQFYINKRKSEN
- a CDS encoding carbohydrate ABC transporter permease, with translation MVEQNIIDSYDKKIKKSSIKAKRKISNAIAYIVLILGSFLMIYPFVWMLSASFSTKQYVLQTVFLPIEWDFTNYSKIISALGSPYGPGYWRSLLNTVLYSTLPVVICSIVSAMAAFAFAKIKFKGRDVMFMVLLAALMIPFPAIMMQQTYLYSKLDWLTGPWAMIVPKFFGNMMIIFFIRQYLLGMPDSLIESARIDGANYFKVFISIVMPLAMPAVIAQGLLNFMGTWNDYLGPLLFVQLRDWYPLTVSLAKYNAGIHAQHQIVMAGSVLALVPILIIFGLFQKMIIESVMLAGVKE